A part of Paroedura picta isolate Pp20150507F chromosome 7, Ppicta_v3.0, whole genome shotgun sequence genomic DNA contains:
- the MRPS30 gene encoding large ribosomal subunit protein mL65, whose protein sequence is MAAVRLRRLLCNGRLVHSAASEAETTPATPPPSLYPPVVASHTAKSLAAKRRRREMFFQSIHDAPTVEKKLRIYTKLQRLKYVVYPQTWALNAYRWYQDYTKTVFVPELPVVEEAEAAARGVDLAELRSVVCDLLLQEYFYQRKKKPLLFGAAERGPSPFLTLLLPVLTTHLMAHNPILAYAFTDFKPEVNFYWKRGEVVVPYGHRKGTIDPVLFQIDDKPHCQLRIPKQLPEFAPLDYVAHGEIPVIQVLPDKLPLFKRQYDNNIFIGSKLADPCTYGHTQFHLIPDKVKRERLIRLGNADQIEVPYRNNGLASLFAWTGAQAMYQGFWSEADVTRPFVSQAVVSDGRHFAFFCYQLNTLALTVEADKDNSRKNICWGIESKPLYEAIEGSDVKGFDDEVLLQLVKFLLNRPK, encoded by the exons ATGGCGGCCGTCAGACTCCGCCGGTTGCTGTGCAATGGGCGGCTGGTCCACAGCGCGGCCTCGGAGGCAGAGACGACCCCGGCAACCCCGCCGCCCTCTCTCTACCCGCCCGTGGTGGCCTCTCACACGGCTAAGAGCCTCGCGGCCAAGCGCCGGCGCCGGGAAATGTTCTTCCAGTCAATCCACGACGCGCCCACCGTGGAGAAGAAGCTGCGGATCTACACCAAGCTGCAGCGCCTCAAGTACGTGGTCTACCCGCAGACGTGGGCGCTCAACGCCTACCGCTGGTACCAGGACTACACCAAGACCGTCTTCGTGCCGGAGCTGCCGGTTGtagaggaggcggaggcggcggcccgCGGCGTGGACCTGGCCGAGCTGCGCTCCGTGGTGTGCGACTTGCTGCTCCAGGAATACTTCtaccagaggaagaagaagcctCTCCTCTTCGGTGCCGCGGAGAGGGGGCCGTCGCCCTTCCTCACCCTCCTTTTGCCCGTCCTCACCACCCACCTGATGGCCCACAATCCGATCCTCGCGTACGCCTTCACGG ATTTTAAACCAGAGGTGAATTTCTATTGGAAGCGTGGTGAAGTAGTAGTACCCTATGGACATCGGAAGGGCACAATTGATCCAGTATTATTTCAGATAGATGATAAACCTCACTGTCAACTTCGGATACCAAAACAGCTTCCGGAG TTTGCCCCTCTGGACTATGTTGCCCATGGAGAGATTCCTGTTATTCAAGTTTTGCCTGACAAACTTCCATTGTTCAAAAGACAATATGACAACAATATATTTATAG GTTCAAAGTTAGCAGATCCCTGCACCTATGGCCATACGCAGTTTCATTTGATTCCTGACAAAGTGAAAAGAGAGAGGCTGATAAGATTAGGTAACGCTGATCAGATTGAAGTTCCCTACCGTAACAATGGACTCGCTAGTCTTTTTGCATGGACTGGAGCACAAGCAATGTACCAGG gATTCTGGAGTGAGGCAGATGTAACCCGGCCCTTTGTATCTCAAGCTGTGGTTAGTGACGGAAGACACTTTGCCTTCTTTTGTTATCAATTGAATACCTTGGCTTTAACTGTTGAGGCTGACAAAGATAACTCTAGGAAAAATATTTGCTGGGGAATTGAAAGTAAACCCCTGTATGAAGCAATAGAAGGCAGTGACGTCAAAGGGTTTGATGATGAAGTTCTACTTCAGTTGGTCAAATTTCTTCTGAACAGACCAAAGTAA